The following are encoded together in the Osmerus eperlanus chromosome 18, fOsmEpe2.1, whole genome shotgun sequence genome:
- the srek1 gene encoding splicing regulatory glutamine/lysine-rich protein 1 isoform X6: MDTLSLLVLFFFSFGKIPEEAKALSMLAPAVPSPSLVPGGGLLPIPTPAPPIHNVRTSSPPQLSLPVGNLVALPTVLDHSLTALAGGSSSQPPLMGNVDPSKVDEIRRTVYVGNLNSQTTTAEQLLEFFKQVGDVKFVRMAGDETQPTRFAFVEFADQDSVSRALNFNGVMFGDRPLKINHSNNAIVKPPELTPQAAAKELEDVMKRVREAQSTIAAAIEPEDEKKPSPSHSKRSRHSHSSSRSRSRTGRKRSRSRHRSKPIQRSRPRLTDRHSSRSSGRRPSLSRDRRPSRSRSRDRRKGKDVKMRGKVDGPQEKGDRRQEETKGKAPADSFLGSGSAIRGHRRRSRDRSRSPRRKARSPTPKRGKKEKRRERARENSRGRRERSTSRKRSGRDQERTHRRANPAKVKVERDRAERDNREESATPSEEVMSSPCARHNGSHSTYPDDDITA; encoded by the exons ATGGACACCTTGTCTCTTTTAgttttatttttcttttcttttg GCAAGATACCCGAGGAGGCCAAAGCCTTGTCTATGCTGGCGCCTGCCGTCCCGTCCCCCAGTCTGGTCCCAGGTGGAGGGCTCCTGCCCATacccacccccgcccctcccatCCACAACGTGAGGACAAGCTCC CCTCCGCAGTTGAGCCTAcctgtggggaacctggtggcCCTGCCGACTGTCCTGGACCACTCGCTGACAGCCCTGGCTGGGGgcagctcctcccagccccccctcatGGGCAACGTGGACCCTTCCAAGGTCGATGAGATCCGGAGGACCGTTTATGTCGGCAACTTGAATTCCCAG ACCACCACTGCAGAGCAGCTACTGGAGTTCTTCAAGCAGGTGGGGGACGTGAAGTTTGTGCGGATGGCCGGCGATGAGACCCAGCCCACGCGCTTCGCCTTCGTGGAGTTCGCCGATCAGGATTCCGTATCCAGAGCCCTCAATTTCAACGGAGTCATGTTCGGAGACAGACCCCTGAA GATTAACCATTCCAACAACGCCATCGTGAAGCCCCCAGAGCTGACGCCCCAGGCCGCAgccaaggagctggaggacgtGATGAAGAGGGTGAGGGAAGCCCAGTCCACCATCGCCGCCGCCATCGAACCAG AGGATGAGAAGAAGCCTTCCCCCAGTCACTCCAAGCGGTCGAGGCATTCCCACTCCAGCTCGCGGTCCCGGTCACGAACAGGCAGGAAGAGGTCTCGCTCCCGCCACAG GAGCAAGCCCATCCAGAGGTCACGACCCCGGCTGACCGACCGCCACAGTTCCAGGAGTTCTGGCAGGAGGCCGTCTCTCTCCAGGGACCGGAGGCCGAGCCGCTCCAGGTCCAG GGACAGACGGAAAGGCAAGGATgtgaaaatgagaggcaagGTGGATGGCCCTCAAGAGAAGGGtgataggagacaggaggagacaaaGGGCAAAGCTCCTGCAGACAGCTTCCTGGGGTCAGGAAGTGCCATCAG GGGCCACCGGAGACGAAGTCGGGACCGATCCAGAAGCCCTCGCAGGAAAGCCCGCTCGCCCACACCTAAGAG ggggaagaaggagaagaggagggagagagcgagggagaacaGCAGGGGGCGAAGGGAGAGATCCACCTCCAGGAAGAGGAGCGGCCGAGACCAGGAGCGGACCCACCGGAGGGCTAACCCTGCCAAGGTCAAG gtGGAAAGGgacagagcggagagagacaacAGGGAAGAATCCGCCACACCCAGCGAAGAGGTGATGTCATCACCCTGCGCCCGGCACAACGGCAGTCACAGCACATACCCAGACGATGACATCACAGCATGA
- the srek1 gene encoding splicing regulatory glutamine/lysine-rich protein 1 isoform X5 yields MSGIPGTAVVQITNLSSAVSSEQMRTLFGFLGDIEELRLYPPDNAPLSFSSKVCYVKYREPSSVGVAQHLTNTVFIDRALIVVPCAEGKIPEEAKALSMLAPAVPSPSLVPGGGLLPIPTPAPPIHNVRTSSPPQLSLPVGNLVALPTVLDHSLTALAGGSSSQPPLMGNVDPSKVDEIRRTVYVGNLNSQTTTAEQLLEFFKQVGDVKFVRMAGDETQPTRFAFVEFADQDSVSRALNFNGVMFGDRPLKINHSNNAIVKPPELTPQAAAKELEDVMKRVREAQSTIAAAIEPEDEKKPSPSHSKRSRHSHSSSRSRSRTGRKRSRSRHRSKPIQRSRPRLTDRHSSRSSGRRPSLSRDRRPSRSRSRGHRRRSRDRSRSPRRKARSPTPKRGKKEKRRERARENSRGRRERSTSRKRSGRDQERTHRRANPAKVKVERDRAERDNREESATPSEEVMSSPCARHNGSHSTYPDDDITA; encoded by the exons ATGAGTGGAATTCCTGGAACAGCTGTAGTTCAAATAACCAATCTTTCGTCTGCCGTGAGTAGTGAGCAAATGCGCACTCTATTTGGATTTCTTGGGGACATCGAGGAGTTGCGGCTATACCCGCCGGA CAatgcacctctctctttctcgtccaAAGTATGTTACGTAAAGTATCGAGAGCCATCAAGTGTTGGTGTGGCACAGCATTTAACCAACACTGTTTTTATTGACAGAGCTTTGATAGTGGTTCCATGTGCTGAAG GCAAGATACCCGAGGAGGCCAAAGCCTTGTCTATGCTGGCGCCTGCCGTCCCGTCCCCCAGTCTGGTCCCAGGTGGAGGGCTCCTGCCCATacccacccccgcccctcccatCCACAACGTGAGGACAAGCTCC CCTCCGCAGTTGAGCCTAcctgtggggaacctggtggcCCTGCCGACTGTCCTGGACCACTCGCTGACAGCCCTGGCTGGGGgcagctcctcccagccccccctcatGGGCAACGTGGACCCTTCCAAGGTCGATGAGATCCGGAGGACCGTTTATGTCGGCAACTTGAATTCCCAG ACCACCACTGCAGAGCAGCTACTGGAGTTCTTCAAGCAGGTGGGGGACGTGAAGTTTGTGCGGATGGCCGGCGATGAGACCCAGCCCACGCGCTTCGCCTTCGTGGAGTTCGCCGATCAGGATTCCGTATCCAGAGCCCTCAATTTCAACGGAGTCATGTTCGGAGACAGACCCCTGAA GATTAACCATTCCAACAACGCCATCGTGAAGCCCCCAGAGCTGACGCCCCAGGCCGCAgccaaggagctggaggacgtGATGAAGAGGGTGAGGGAAGCCCAGTCCACCATCGCCGCCGCCATCGAACCAG AGGATGAGAAGAAGCCTTCCCCCAGTCACTCCAAGCGGTCGAGGCATTCCCACTCCAGCTCGCGGTCCCGGTCACGAACAGGCAGGAAGAGGTCTCGCTCCCGCCACAG GAGCAAGCCCATCCAGAGGTCACGACCCCGGCTGACCGACCGCCACAGTTCCAGGAGTTCTGGCAGGAGGCCGTCTCTCTCCAGGGACCGGAGGCCGAGCCGCTCCAGGTCCAG GGGCCACCGGAGACGAAGTCGGGACCGATCCAGAAGCCCTCGCAGGAAAGCCCGCTCGCCCACACCTAAGAG ggggaagaaggagaagaggagggagagagcgagggagaacaGCAGGGGGCGAAGGGAGAGATCCACCTCCAGGAAGAGGAGCGGCCGAGACCAGGAGCGGACCCACCGGAGGGCTAACCCTGCCAAGGTCAAG gtGGAAAGGgacagagcggagagagacaacAGGGAAGAATCCGCCACACCCAGCGAAGAGGTGATGTCATCACCCTGCGCCCGGCACAACGGCAGTCACAGCACATACCCAGACGATGACATCACAGCATGA
- the srek1 gene encoding splicing regulatory glutamine/lysine-rich protein 1 isoform X8, translating to MVHDQYVSSTGKIPEEAKALSMLAPAVPSPSLVPGGGLLPIPTPAPPIHNQPPQLSLPVGNLVALPTVLDHSLTALAGGSSSQPPLMGNVDPSKVDEIRRTVYVGNLNSQTTTAEQLLEFFKQVGDVKFVRMAGDETQPTRFAFVEFADQDSVSRALNFNGVMFGDRPLKINHSNNAIVKPPELTPQAAAKELEDVMKRVREAQSTIAAAIEPEDEKKPSPSHSKRSRHSHSSSRSRSRTGRKRSRSRHRSKPIQRSRPRLTDRHSSRSSGRRPSLSRDRRPSRSRSRDRRKGKDVKMRGKVDGPQEKGDRRQEETKGKAPADSFLGSGSAIRGHRRRSRDRSRSPRRKARSPTPKRGKKEKRRERARENSRGRRERSTSRKRSGRDQERTHRRANPAKVKVERDRAERDNREESATPSEEVMSSPCARHNGSHSTYPDDDITA from the exons ATGGTTCATGACCAATATGTTTCCAGTACAG GCAAGATACCCGAGGAGGCCAAAGCCTTGTCTATGCTGGCGCCTGCCGTCCCGTCCCCCAGTCTGGTCCCAGGTGGAGGGCTCCTGCCCATacccacccccgcccctcccatCCACAAC CAGCCTCCGCAGTTGAGCCTAcctgtggggaacctggtggcCCTGCCGACTGTCCTGGACCACTCGCTGACAGCCCTGGCTGGGGgcagctcctcccagccccccctcatGGGCAACGTGGACCCTTCCAAGGTCGATGAGATCCGGAGGACCGTTTATGTCGGCAACTTGAATTCCCAG ACCACCACTGCAGAGCAGCTACTGGAGTTCTTCAAGCAGGTGGGGGACGTGAAGTTTGTGCGGATGGCCGGCGATGAGACCCAGCCCACGCGCTTCGCCTTCGTGGAGTTCGCCGATCAGGATTCCGTATCCAGAGCCCTCAATTTCAACGGAGTCATGTTCGGAGACAGACCCCTGAA GATTAACCATTCCAACAACGCCATCGTGAAGCCCCCAGAGCTGACGCCCCAGGCCGCAgccaaggagctggaggacgtGATGAAGAGGGTGAGGGAAGCCCAGTCCACCATCGCCGCCGCCATCGAACCAG AGGATGAGAAGAAGCCTTCCCCCAGTCACTCCAAGCGGTCGAGGCATTCCCACTCCAGCTCGCGGTCCCGGTCACGAACAGGCAGGAAGAGGTCTCGCTCCCGCCACAG GAGCAAGCCCATCCAGAGGTCACGACCCCGGCTGACCGACCGCCACAGTTCCAGGAGTTCTGGCAGGAGGCCGTCTCTCTCCAGGGACCGGAGGCCGAGCCGCTCCAGGTCCAG GGACAGACGGAAAGGCAAGGATgtgaaaatgagaggcaagGTGGATGGCCCTCAAGAGAAGGGtgataggagacaggaggagacaaaGGGCAAAGCTCCTGCAGACAGCTTCCTGGGGTCAGGAAGTGCCATCAG GGGCCACCGGAGACGAAGTCGGGACCGATCCAGAAGCCCTCGCAGGAAAGCCCGCTCGCCCACACCTAAGAG ggggaagaaggagaagaggagggagagagcgagggagaacaGCAGGGGGCGAAGGGAGAGATCCACCTCCAGGAAGAGGAGCGGCCGAGACCAGGAGCGGACCCACCGGAGGGCTAACCCTGCCAAGGTCAAG gtGGAAAGGgacagagcggagagagacaacAGGGAAGAATCCGCCACACCCAGCGAAGAGGTGATGTCATCACCCTGCGCCCGGCACAACGGCAGTCACAGCACATACCCAGACGATGACATCACAGCATGA
- the srek1 gene encoding splicing regulatory glutamine/lysine-rich protein 1 isoform X7: MVHDQYVSSTGKIPEEAKALSMLAPAVPSPSLVPGGGLLPIPTPAPPIHNVRTSSPPQLSLPVGNLVALPTVLDHSLTALAGGSSSQPPLMGNVDPSKVDEIRRTVYVGNLNSQTTTAEQLLEFFKQVGDVKFVRMAGDETQPTRFAFVEFADQDSVSRALNFNGVMFGDRPLKINHSNNAIVKPPELTPQAAAKELEDVMKRVREAQSTIAAAIEPEDEKKPSPSHSKRSRHSHSSSRSRSRTGRKRSRSRHRSKPIQRSRPRLTDRHSSRSSGRRPSLSRDRRPSRSRSRDRRKGKDVKMRGKVDGPQEKGDRRQEETKGKAPADSFLGSGSAIRGHRRRSRDRSRSPRRKARSPTPKRGKKEKRRERARENSRGRRERSTSRKRSGRDQERTHRRANPAKVKVERDRAERDNREESATPSEEVMSSPCARHNGSHSTYPDDDITA, translated from the exons ATGGTTCATGACCAATATGTTTCCAGTACAG GCAAGATACCCGAGGAGGCCAAAGCCTTGTCTATGCTGGCGCCTGCCGTCCCGTCCCCCAGTCTGGTCCCAGGTGGAGGGCTCCTGCCCATacccacccccgcccctcccatCCACAACGTGAGGACAAGCTCC CCTCCGCAGTTGAGCCTAcctgtggggaacctggtggcCCTGCCGACTGTCCTGGACCACTCGCTGACAGCCCTGGCTGGGGgcagctcctcccagccccccctcatGGGCAACGTGGACCCTTCCAAGGTCGATGAGATCCGGAGGACCGTTTATGTCGGCAACTTGAATTCCCAG ACCACCACTGCAGAGCAGCTACTGGAGTTCTTCAAGCAGGTGGGGGACGTGAAGTTTGTGCGGATGGCCGGCGATGAGACCCAGCCCACGCGCTTCGCCTTCGTGGAGTTCGCCGATCAGGATTCCGTATCCAGAGCCCTCAATTTCAACGGAGTCATGTTCGGAGACAGACCCCTGAA GATTAACCATTCCAACAACGCCATCGTGAAGCCCCCAGAGCTGACGCCCCAGGCCGCAgccaaggagctggaggacgtGATGAAGAGGGTGAGGGAAGCCCAGTCCACCATCGCCGCCGCCATCGAACCAG AGGATGAGAAGAAGCCTTCCCCCAGTCACTCCAAGCGGTCGAGGCATTCCCACTCCAGCTCGCGGTCCCGGTCACGAACAGGCAGGAAGAGGTCTCGCTCCCGCCACAG GAGCAAGCCCATCCAGAGGTCACGACCCCGGCTGACCGACCGCCACAGTTCCAGGAGTTCTGGCAGGAGGCCGTCTCTCTCCAGGGACCGGAGGCCGAGCCGCTCCAGGTCCAG GGACAGACGGAAAGGCAAGGATgtgaaaatgagaggcaagGTGGATGGCCCTCAAGAGAAGGGtgataggagacaggaggagacaaaGGGCAAAGCTCCTGCAGACAGCTTCCTGGGGTCAGGAAGTGCCATCAG GGGCCACCGGAGACGAAGTCGGGACCGATCCAGAAGCCCTCGCAGGAAAGCCCGCTCGCCCACACCTAAGAG ggggaagaaggagaagaggagggagagagcgagggagaacaGCAGGGGGCGAAGGGAGAGATCCACCTCCAGGAAGAGGAGCGGCCGAGACCAGGAGCGGACCCACCGGAGGGCTAACCCTGCCAAGGTCAAG gtGGAAAGGgacagagcggagagagacaacAGGGAAGAATCCGCCACACCCAGCGAAGAGGTGATGTCATCACCCTGCGCCCGGCACAACGGCAGTCACAGCACATACCCAGACGATGACATCACAGCATGA
- the srek1 gene encoding splicing regulatory glutamine/lysine-rich protein 1 isoform X2, with protein MSGIPGTAVVQITNLSSAVSSEQMRTLFGFLGDIEELRLYPPDNAPLSFSSKVCYVKYREPSSVGVAQHLTNTVFIDRALIVVPCAEGKIPEEAKALSMLAPAVPSPSLVPGGGLLPIPTPAPPIHNQQPPQLSLPVGNLVALPTVLDHSLTALAGGSSSQPPLMGNVDPSKVDEIRRTVYVGNLNSQTTTAEQLLEFFKQVGDVKFVRMAGDETQPTRFAFVEFADQDSVSRALNFNGVMFGDRPLKINHSNNAIVKPPELTPQAAAKELEDVMKRVREAQSTIAAAIEPEDEKKPSPSHSKRSRHSHSSSRSRSRTGRKRSRSRHRSKPIQRSRPRLTDRHSSRSSGRRPSLSRDRRPSRSRSRDRRKGKDVKMRGKVDGPQEKGDRRQEETKGKAPADSFLGSGSAIRGHRRRSRDRSRSPRRKARSPTPKRGKKEKRRERARENSRGRRERSTSRKRSGRDQERTHRRANPAKVKVERDRAERDNREESATPSEEVMSSPCARHNGSHSTYPDDDITA; from the exons ATGAGTGGAATTCCTGGAACAGCTGTAGTTCAAATAACCAATCTTTCGTCTGCCGTGAGTAGTGAGCAAATGCGCACTCTATTTGGATTTCTTGGGGACATCGAGGAGTTGCGGCTATACCCGCCGGA CAatgcacctctctctttctcgtccaAAGTATGTTACGTAAAGTATCGAGAGCCATCAAGTGTTGGTGTGGCACAGCATTTAACCAACACTGTTTTTATTGACAGAGCTTTGATAGTGGTTCCATGTGCTGAAG GCAAGATACCCGAGGAGGCCAAAGCCTTGTCTATGCTGGCGCCTGCCGTCCCGTCCCCCAGTCTGGTCCCAGGTGGAGGGCTCCTGCCCATacccacccccgcccctcccatCCACAAC CAGCAGCCTCCGCAGTTGAGCCTAcctgtggggaacctggtggcCCTGCCGACTGTCCTGGACCACTCGCTGACAGCCCTGGCTGGGGgcagctcctcccagccccccctcatGGGCAACGTGGACCCTTCCAAGGTCGATGAGATCCGGAGGACCGTTTATGTCGGCAACTTGAATTCCCAG ACCACCACTGCAGAGCAGCTACTGGAGTTCTTCAAGCAGGTGGGGGACGTGAAGTTTGTGCGGATGGCCGGCGATGAGACCCAGCCCACGCGCTTCGCCTTCGTGGAGTTCGCCGATCAGGATTCCGTATCCAGAGCCCTCAATTTCAACGGAGTCATGTTCGGAGACAGACCCCTGAA GATTAACCATTCCAACAACGCCATCGTGAAGCCCCCAGAGCTGACGCCCCAGGCCGCAgccaaggagctggaggacgtGATGAAGAGGGTGAGGGAAGCCCAGTCCACCATCGCCGCCGCCATCGAACCAG AGGATGAGAAGAAGCCTTCCCCCAGTCACTCCAAGCGGTCGAGGCATTCCCACTCCAGCTCGCGGTCCCGGTCACGAACAGGCAGGAAGAGGTCTCGCTCCCGCCACAG GAGCAAGCCCATCCAGAGGTCACGACCCCGGCTGACCGACCGCCACAGTTCCAGGAGTTCTGGCAGGAGGCCGTCTCTCTCCAGGGACCGGAGGCCGAGCCGCTCCAGGTCCAG GGACAGACGGAAAGGCAAGGATgtgaaaatgagaggcaagGTGGATGGCCCTCAAGAGAAGGGtgataggagacaggaggagacaaaGGGCAAAGCTCCTGCAGACAGCTTCCTGGGGTCAGGAAGTGCCATCAG GGGCCACCGGAGACGAAGTCGGGACCGATCCAGAAGCCCTCGCAGGAAAGCCCGCTCGCCCACACCTAAGAG ggggaagaaggagaagaggagggagagagcgagggagaacaGCAGGGGGCGAAGGGAGAGATCCACCTCCAGGAAGAGGAGCGGCCGAGACCAGGAGCGGACCCACCGGAGGGCTAACCCTGCCAAGGTCAAG gtGGAAAGGgacagagcggagagagacaacAGGGAAGAATCCGCCACACCCAGCGAAGAGGTGATGTCATCACCCTGCGCCCGGCACAACGGCAGTCACAGCACATACCCAGACGATGACATCACAGCATGA
- the srek1 gene encoding splicing regulatory glutamine/lysine-rich protein 1 isoform X3, whose amino-acid sequence MSGIPGTAVVQITNLSSAVSSEQMRTLFGFLGDIEELRLYPPDNAPLSFSSKVCYVKYREPSSVGVAQHLTNTVFIDRALIVVPCAEGKIPEEAKALSMLAPAVPSPSLVPGGGLLPIPTPAPPIHNQPPQLSLPVGNLVALPTVLDHSLTALAGGSSSQPPLMGNVDPSKVDEIRRTVYVGNLNSQTTTAEQLLEFFKQVGDVKFVRMAGDETQPTRFAFVEFADQDSVSRALNFNGVMFGDRPLKINHSNNAIVKPPELTPQAAAKELEDVMKRVREAQSTIAAAIEPEDEKKPSPSHSKRSRHSHSSSRSRSRTGRKRSRSRHRSKPIQRSRPRLTDRHSSRSSGRRPSLSRDRRPSRSRSRDRRKGKDVKMRGKVDGPQEKGDRRQEETKGKAPADSFLGSGSAIRGHRRRSRDRSRSPRRKARSPTPKRGKKEKRRERARENSRGRRERSTSRKRSGRDQERTHRRANPAKVKVERDRAERDNREESATPSEEVMSSPCARHNGSHSTYPDDDITA is encoded by the exons ATGAGTGGAATTCCTGGAACAGCTGTAGTTCAAATAACCAATCTTTCGTCTGCCGTGAGTAGTGAGCAAATGCGCACTCTATTTGGATTTCTTGGGGACATCGAGGAGTTGCGGCTATACCCGCCGGA CAatgcacctctctctttctcgtccaAAGTATGTTACGTAAAGTATCGAGAGCCATCAAGTGTTGGTGTGGCACAGCATTTAACCAACACTGTTTTTATTGACAGAGCTTTGATAGTGGTTCCATGTGCTGAAG GCAAGATACCCGAGGAGGCCAAAGCCTTGTCTATGCTGGCGCCTGCCGTCCCGTCCCCCAGTCTGGTCCCAGGTGGAGGGCTCCTGCCCATacccacccccgcccctcccatCCACAAC CAGCCTCCGCAGTTGAGCCTAcctgtggggaacctggtggcCCTGCCGACTGTCCTGGACCACTCGCTGACAGCCCTGGCTGGGGgcagctcctcccagccccccctcatGGGCAACGTGGACCCTTCCAAGGTCGATGAGATCCGGAGGACCGTTTATGTCGGCAACTTGAATTCCCAG ACCACCACTGCAGAGCAGCTACTGGAGTTCTTCAAGCAGGTGGGGGACGTGAAGTTTGTGCGGATGGCCGGCGATGAGACCCAGCCCACGCGCTTCGCCTTCGTGGAGTTCGCCGATCAGGATTCCGTATCCAGAGCCCTCAATTTCAACGGAGTCATGTTCGGAGACAGACCCCTGAA GATTAACCATTCCAACAACGCCATCGTGAAGCCCCCAGAGCTGACGCCCCAGGCCGCAgccaaggagctggaggacgtGATGAAGAGGGTGAGGGAAGCCCAGTCCACCATCGCCGCCGCCATCGAACCAG AGGATGAGAAGAAGCCTTCCCCCAGTCACTCCAAGCGGTCGAGGCATTCCCACTCCAGCTCGCGGTCCCGGTCACGAACAGGCAGGAAGAGGTCTCGCTCCCGCCACAG GAGCAAGCCCATCCAGAGGTCACGACCCCGGCTGACCGACCGCCACAGTTCCAGGAGTTCTGGCAGGAGGCCGTCTCTCTCCAGGGACCGGAGGCCGAGCCGCTCCAGGTCCAG GGACAGACGGAAAGGCAAGGATgtgaaaatgagaggcaagGTGGATGGCCCTCAAGAGAAGGGtgataggagacaggaggagacaaaGGGCAAAGCTCCTGCAGACAGCTTCCTGGGGTCAGGAAGTGCCATCAG GGGCCACCGGAGACGAAGTCGGGACCGATCCAGAAGCCCTCGCAGGAAAGCCCGCTCGCCCACACCTAAGAG ggggaagaaggagaagaggagggagagagcgagggagaacaGCAGGGGGCGAAGGGAGAGATCCACCTCCAGGAAGAGGAGCGGCCGAGACCAGGAGCGGACCCACCGGAGGGCTAACCCTGCCAAGGTCAAG gtGGAAAGGgacagagcggagagagacaacAGGGAAGAATCCGCCACACCCAGCGAAGAGGTGATGTCATCACCCTGCGCCCGGCACAACGGCAGTCACAGCACATACCCAGACGATGACATCACAGCATGA
- the srek1 gene encoding splicing regulatory glutamine/lysine-rich protein 1 isoform X1 — MSGIPGTAVVQITNLSSAVSSEQMRTLFGFLGDIEELRLYPPDNAPLSFSSKVCYVKYREPSSVGVAQHLTNTVFIDRALIVVPCAEGKIPEEAKALSMLAPAVPSPSLVPGGGLLPIPTPAPPIHNVRTSSPPQLSLPVGNLVALPTVLDHSLTALAGGSSSQPPLMGNVDPSKVDEIRRTVYVGNLNSQTTTAEQLLEFFKQVGDVKFVRMAGDETQPTRFAFVEFADQDSVSRALNFNGVMFGDRPLKINHSNNAIVKPPELTPQAAAKELEDVMKRVREAQSTIAAAIEPEDEKKPSPSHSKRSRHSHSSSRSRSRTGRKRSRSRHRSKPIQRSRPRLTDRHSSRSSGRRPSLSRDRRPSRSRSRDRRKGKDVKMRGKVDGPQEKGDRRQEETKGKAPADSFLGSGSAIRGHRRRSRDRSRSPRRKARSPTPKRGKKEKRRERARENSRGRRERSTSRKRSGRDQERTHRRANPAKVKVERDRAERDNREESATPSEEVMSSPCARHNGSHSTYPDDDITA, encoded by the exons ATGAGTGGAATTCCTGGAACAGCTGTAGTTCAAATAACCAATCTTTCGTCTGCCGTGAGTAGTGAGCAAATGCGCACTCTATTTGGATTTCTTGGGGACATCGAGGAGTTGCGGCTATACCCGCCGGA CAatgcacctctctctttctcgtccaAAGTATGTTACGTAAAGTATCGAGAGCCATCAAGTGTTGGTGTGGCACAGCATTTAACCAACACTGTTTTTATTGACAGAGCTTTGATAGTGGTTCCATGTGCTGAAG GCAAGATACCCGAGGAGGCCAAAGCCTTGTCTATGCTGGCGCCTGCCGTCCCGTCCCCCAGTCTGGTCCCAGGTGGAGGGCTCCTGCCCATacccacccccgcccctcccatCCACAACGTGAGGACAAGCTCC CCTCCGCAGTTGAGCCTAcctgtggggaacctggtggcCCTGCCGACTGTCCTGGACCACTCGCTGACAGCCCTGGCTGGGGgcagctcctcccagccccccctcatGGGCAACGTGGACCCTTCCAAGGTCGATGAGATCCGGAGGACCGTTTATGTCGGCAACTTGAATTCCCAG ACCACCACTGCAGAGCAGCTACTGGAGTTCTTCAAGCAGGTGGGGGACGTGAAGTTTGTGCGGATGGCCGGCGATGAGACCCAGCCCACGCGCTTCGCCTTCGTGGAGTTCGCCGATCAGGATTCCGTATCCAGAGCCCTCAATTTCAACGGAGTCATGTTCGGAGACAGACCCCTGAA GATTAACCATTCCAACAACGCCATCGTGAAGCCCCCAGAGCTGACGCCCCAGGCCGCAgccaaggagctggaggacgtGATGAAGAGGGTGAGGGAAGCCCAGTCCACCATCGCCGCCGCCATCGAACCAG AGGATGAGAAGAAGCCTTCCCCCAGTCACTCCAAGCGGTCGAGGCATTCCCACTCCAGCTCGCGGTCCCGGTCACGAACAGGCAGGAAGAGGTCTCGCTCCCGCCACAG GAGCAAGCCCATCCAGAGGTCACGACCCCGGCTGACCGACCGCCACAGTTCCAGGAGTTCTGGCAGGAGGCCGTCTCTCTCCAGGGACCGGAGGCCGAGCCGCTCCAGGTCCAG GGACAGACGGAAAGGCAAGGATgtgaaaatgagaggcaagGTGGATGGCCCTCAAGAGAAGGGtgataggagacaggaggagacaaaGGGCAAAGCTCCTGCAGACAGCTTCCTGGGGTCAGGAAGTGCCATCAG GGGCCACCGGAGACGAAGTCGGGACCGATCCAGAAGCCCTCGCAGGAAAGCCCGCTCGCCCACACCTAAGAG ggggaagaaggagaagaggagggagagagcgagggagaacaGCAGGGGGCGAAGGGAGAGATCCACCTCCAGGAAGAGGAGCGGCCGAGACCAGGAGCGGACCCACCGGAGGGCTAACCCTGCCAAGGTCAAG gtGGAAAGGgacagagcggagagagacaacAGGGAAGAATCCGCCACACCCAGCGAAGAGGTGATGTCATCACCCTGCGCCCGGCACAACGGCAGTCACAGCACATACCCAGACGATGACATCACAGCATGA